In the Phaseolus vulgaris cultivar G19833 chromosome 7, P. vulgaris v2.0, whole genome shotgun sequence genome, one interval contains:
- the LOC137828679 gene encoding nucleolar protein 16 — protein sequence MGRSRRKYKQSRTKVQVGLPKKNPRLFKPSFSVPPKLLQSLADEPQWDDQGTVNHNYHSFGVLSDPNSLSEPSPASQSIDSGSDLEEDDLKSALGKKRRDGRSAPPQPLTAMQRNHIGRLVNKYGDDYQSMLMDKKLNPMQHSIGTLQKLCIRYHMYQHKNPLILAK from the exons ATGGGAAGGTCGCGAAGAAAATACAAGCAATCGAGAACGAAGGTCCAAGTGGGTCTCCCGAAGAAAAACCCTAGGCTTTTCAAACCCTCTTTCTCTGTTCCACCGAAGCTCTTGCAATCCCTCGCCGATGAGCCCCAATGGGACGACCAAGGCACCGTTAACCACAACTACCACTCCTTCGGCGTTCTCTCCGACCCCAACTCCCTCTCCGAACCTTCTCCCGCTTCCCAATCCATCGATTCCGGCAGCGATCTCGAAGAAGACG ACTTGAAATCAGCTCTAGGAAAGAAGCGAAGAGACGGGAGGAGTGCGCCTCCTCAGCCTCTCACTGCAATGCAACGGAATCATATTGGACGCCTCGTCAATAAATACGGAGATGATTATCAG AGTATGTTGATGGATAAAAAGCTGAATCCGATGCAGCATTCGATTGGAACTTTGCAGAAGCTATGCATTAGGTATCATATGTATCAACACAAGAACCCGCTCATTTTGGCCAAATGA